A region from the Triticum aestivum cultivar Chinese Spring chromosome 3D, IWGSC CS RefSeq v2.1, whole genome shotgun sequence genome encodes:
- the LOC123074611 gene encoding uncharacterized protein codes for MKGQCASKSAGQLTKEAREAIIRRKHQLQQKRSKRCMNTHETTNKKEDASRKRKEQIKERKYVNRARTNVSDNDLESNIIERTNSSTSRSYYSPIWNFGKPTYRCEHCNAILWCEERLNSHRGTKNHSFRICCKQGKIDLPKIAYPPPYLAGLLIGEGSDATNFRENIRSYNSKFSFTSMGGTIDKEINKGKGPFVFRLHGQNYHYIGTLLREQGNKPRFAQLYIYQTENEVQNKIDASRCNDKKTTVDPAIVKELQEMVDENNILAKSFRMARDRFEEEDYHDYTLRILGKGTEHTTFHLH; via the coding sequence ATGAAGGGACAGTGCGCATCAAAATCAGCAGGCCAACTTACAAAAGAAGCTAGAGAAGCTATTATCAGGAGGAAACATCAACTCCAACAAAAAAGGAGTAAGAGATGCATGAATACACATGAAACAACCAATAAAAAAGAAGATGCTTCACGAAAGAGAAAGGAACAAATCAAAGAAAGAAAATATGTCAACCGTGCAAGAACAAATGTGAGCGACAATGATCTTGAAAGCAACATCATAGAAAGAACCAACAGCTCCACGTCCAGAAGTTATTATAGCCCGATATGGAACTTCGGAAAGCCAACATATAGATGTGAACATTGCAATGCAATACTATGGTGTGAAGAAAGATTAAATTCTCATAGAGGAACCAAAAATCATTCTTTCAGAATTTGCTGCAAACAAGGTAAAATCGACCTACCAAAGATAGCATATCCTCCACCTTACCTCGCAGGGCTATTAATAGGTGAAGGAAGTGATGCAACAAACTTCAGAGAAAATATAAGGTCATACAACTCAAAGTTTTCATTCACGTCAATGGGAGGAACTATTGACAAAGAAATAAACAAAGGCAAAGGACCTTTTGTTTTTAGACTGCATGGCCAGAACTACCACTATATTGGAACTCTTCTACGTGAACAAGGTAACAAACCTCGATTTGCCCAGCTATACATCTATCAGACAGAAAATGAGGTGCAAAACAAGATAGATGCTTCAAGATGTAATGATAAAAAAACAACGGTGGACCCTGCCATTGTCAAAGAACTACAAGAAATGGTTGATGAGAACAACATCCTTGCAAAATCATTCAGAATGGCAAGAGATAGATTCGAAGAAGAAGACTACCACGATTACACTCTTCGAATCTTGGGAAAAGGAACCGAACACACAACCTTCCATCTGCATTAG